Sequence from the Methanobacterium alkalithermotolerans genome:
GGGAAACCATTCTATGGCCATTGTACTGGGACTGTCTTTTTTCTTATTAGGTGGTTTAAGTGGATTAACAATAATGTTTCTGGTTAATGTTATTTGGATAGCATTTCTACGTCGCAAAAATCTCCATATATTCCTGGAAAAGAAACTTTCAATTAAAAATCCCACCGGGGGGGATTATTTTATGGATGTACTCACCGGTGGAGGTATGGTGGATTTAATTAGAAAAATAGTACTTAAGAATAAACAAATAATCATTAAAAATCGATTTTTAATAAAATTAGGTTTCAGGAGACTATTATATAATCCATTTGCCCGGGAATAATTTTTAATTTTTATATTTTTCTCATTCTAATTATGGATATAATCAGGGCCAGTGCAATTAAAAAACTAACTAAAAACCCTACTATTCCTAAATATGGAAAATTTTGGAGTATTAAAGCTTCATTAGGCATAATAACTAAAGAAGATCCAATTATCAGGGATGAGATGAGCAAAGCCATTGATATACGGTTGGTAATTCTTTCCAGGGTTTCAGTAAACTTATCCAGGTCTTTGTGTTCCAGTTCCATTTTAAAATTACCCTTTTCCAGCCTCATTAAACTGCGAGTTATACTCTGGGGCAAATCACGATAAATATGTTCCAGATTAATAAGGGCACTGGTGGTGTTATCTAAACGGCGTAAAGGATTTAAACGATCTTTAATAAGCCTTTTGACCATTTTTTTGGCTATGTGCAGACCATTAAAATTAGGATCCAATCTTTGCCCCAGGTCTTCTGCCATACTCATCACTCTTCCCAGCAAAATAAAGTCCCGGGGAACTCTAATTTTATGTTTAATAAGCAGGGTAGGCATACTGAATTCACTCATCAGTTCCCCCACCTGATTCATATCTGCCCCATAGTAACGATCCAGCAAATCCATAAGATCATATTTGAGTGATTCTATATCTGTGCTATCTGATATCATATTCATGTACTGCAACTGGTTTATCATTCCTTTGACATCATAGTTTACCATAAAAACAAAAAGTTCTGCCAGGTTATCTCTGAAATCCTGATCAAGGTTGCCCATCATACCAAAATCTATAAAACAAAGCACATTACCATTTTGAACCAGTATATTTCCGGGATGGGGATCGGCATGGAAAAAACCATTTATAAATATTTGCTTGAAATAACATTCTGCTCCTCTTTCTGCTATGGTCCGGGCATTGAATTTTATTTCAGAATCAATAATTTCGGTTAGTTTGACCCCCTCCACATATTCCATGGTAAGAACCCGGAGGGTGGAAAACTCCCGATAAATCGCCGGAGCATAAACTGTTTCATCATCCTCAAAAGAAGCCCGGAACCTTTCAGCATTATTTGCTTCCTGATTGTAATCAAGTTCTTTTTTTATAGCCCTTTCAAATTCATCCACTATTCCCGGAAGGTTATAATATTTAAGGCTGGGCATGCGTTGATCAACCATTCCAGCCAGATAGCGCATGATAATTATGTCCTTATTAATTTGATCCACTATTCCCGGGCGCTGAACTTTTACCGCGACTCTTTCACCATTTTTTAGTATGGCTTCATGAACCTGACCAATTGATGCAGAAGCAACAGGTACTTCTTTAAATTCTATAAATGTTTCTTCAAATGGATTATTTAATTCCTGTTCCACCACTCTTTTTACTTCAGTAAAATCAAAAGG
This genomic interval carries:
- a CDS encoding ABC1 kinase family protein, translating into MKFSPFESKRPDMNRIKEIVSVLAKYQFGNVLDDLGLRNKLFFTLNLHLRDPEEEFDSSVPERVRLVMEELGTSFVKLGQVLSTRPDLVGKDIAEELSKLQDEATPFDFTEVKRVVEQELNNPFEETFIEFKEVPVASASIGQVHEAILKNGERVAVKVQRPGIVDQINKDIIIMRYLAGMVDQRMPSLKYYNLPGIVDEFERAIKKELDYNQEANNAERFRASFEDDETVYAPAIYREFSTLRVLTMEYVEGVKLTEIIDSEIKFNARTIAERGAECYFKQIFINGFFHADPHPGNILVQNGNVLCFIDFGMMGNLDQDFRDNLAELFVFMVNYDVKGMINQLQYMNMISDSTDIESLKYDLMDLLDRYYGADMNQVGELMSEFSMPTLLIKHKIRVPRDFILLGRVMSMAEDLGQRLDPNFNGLHIAKKMVKRLIKDRLNPLRRLDNTTSALINLEHIYRDLPQSITRSLMRLEKGNFKMELEHKDLDKFTETLERITNRISMALLISSLIIGSSLVIMPNEALILQNFPYLGIVGFLVSFLIALALIISIIRMRKI